A window of the Henckelia pumila isolate YLH828 chromosome 3, ASM3356847v2, whole genome shotgun sequence genome harbors these coding sequences:
- the LOC140887930 gene encoding probable E3 ubiquitin-protein ligase XBOS32, whose product MRFLSLVGKSFGCSASGERLVSAARDGDLQEAKALLDYNPRLARYSTFGVRNSPLHYSAAHGHDEIVSLLLDSGVDINLRNYRGQTALMQACQYGHWEVVQTLILYKASIHRVDYLNGATALHLAALNGHSQCIRLLLADYVPSIPNFCSISSKRSKTDKSVPDFDESALSGVINRPADGGVTALHMAALNGHVETVHLLLDLGASVTSVTLEDGTTIDLIGSGSTPLHYAACGGNVQCCQLLIARGATLTTENANGWTPSMVARSWHKDWLEDTLSQRQEGQPKFIPSPHLCLPLMSIVEIARECGWRSNDSPLTCLDPCVVCLERKCTVAAEDCFHEFCTHCALYLCSTNTTSTVPHGPPGSIPCPLCRHGIVSFTKLESTKPIVKGIARTSLSLPFCACAVEIPESTTDDTPFCRADSPCVPLSAFGSFRSLSCRRFHSLKLNPSLCMGSPDVSHSLVSRATDCGVQNQLLRCSRSSFRRSSSQNERRRWLCSFN is encoded by the exons ATGAGATTTTTGAGCCTTGTGGGTAAATCTTTTGGATGTTCTGCATCTGGGGAGCGTCTTGTCTCAGCAGCAAGAGATGGGGATCTCCAAGAAGCTAAGGCATTGTTGGACTATAATCCTCGCCTCGCGAGGTACTCGACTTTCGGTGTGCGCAATTCTCCGTTGCATTATTCTGCCGCTCATGGTCATGACGAG ATTGTCTCGCTCTTGCTCGATTCTGGGGTCGACATTAATCTCAGGAACTATAGAGGGCAG ACTGCCCTGATGCAAGCTTGTCAATATGGTCATTGGGAGGTTGTTCAGACTCTGATTCTCTATAAAGCCAGC ATACACAGAGTTGATTATCTGAATGGAGCAACTGCCCTCCACTTAGCTGCTCTTAATGGTCATTCTCAGTGCATTCGCCTTCTCCTTGCTGATTATGTTCCAAGTATTCCCAATTTCTGTAGCATCTCAAGTAAAAGATCGAAGACTGATAAGTCCGTTCCAGATTTTGATGAAAG TGCACTATCTGGAGTGATCAACAGACCTGCTGATGGTGGTGTCACAGCCCTTCATATGGCTGCATTGAATGGGCATGTCGAAACAGTTCACCTCCTTTTGGATTTAGGGGCATCAGTTACCAGCGTCACGTTGGAGGATGGAACTACTATTGATTTGATTG GTTCTGGGAGCACACCACTTCATTATGCTGCATGTGGTGGTAATGTACAATGTTGTCAG CTCTTGATAGCCAGGGGTGCCACTCTGACAACGGAAAATGCAAACGG ATGGACTCCTTCGATGGTTGCCCGTTCCTGGCATAAAGATTGGCTTGAGGACACTCTTAGCCAACGGCAAGAAGGCCAACCAAAATTTATTCCCTCACCGCATCTCTGTCTTCCACTTATGAGTATCGTTGAGATCGCTAG AGAATGTGGTTGGAGAAGCAATGACTCGCCGCTTACATGCTTAGACCCATGTGTTGTTTGCTTGGAGAGGAAGTGCACTGTTGCTGCTGAAG ATTGTTTCCATGAGTTTTGCACTCATTGTGCCTTATATCTTTGTTCCACCAATACCACGTCCACCGTTCCTCATGGACCGCCTGGTTCAATCCCCTGCCCCCTATGCCGACATGGTATAGTTTCTTTCACCAAGCTTGAAAGCACAAAGCCTATCGTCAAGGGAATTGCAAGAACGAGTCTGTCACTGCCCTTCTGCGCTTGTGCAGTAGAAATCCCAGAATCCACCACCGACGACACTCCGTTTTGTAGGGCAGACAGTCCATGTGTTCCACTCTCTGCTTTTGGTTCTTTCCGATCCTTGAGTTGCAGGAGGTTTCATTCTTTGAAACTCAACCCCAGCTTATGCATGGGATCTCCAGATGTTAGCCATTCTTTGGTTTCAAGAGCAACAGATTGCGGCGTGCAGAATCAGTTGCTTAGATGCTCAAGATCAAGCTTTAGGCGCTCGAGTTCTCAGAACGAGAGACGGAGGTGGTTGTGTTCTTTTAACTGA